One window of Brevibacterium pigmentatum genomic DNA carries:
- the rph gene encoding ribonuclease PH, which produces MRADGRAADELREVRITPDWINTAEGSALVEFGNTRVLCAASLTEGVPRWLKGQGRGWVTAEYAMLPRATDSRSTRESVKGKQGGRTHEISRLIGRSLRAVIDMDKLGENTLVLDCDVLQADGGTRTASITGAYVALAKAIDKGRSTGLIPAAHQPIIDSVSAISVGIIDGEPLLDLPYVEDSRAETDMNVVMTGSGKFIEVQGTAEGAPFDREELGKLLDLAAHGCTELTRIQSDVLAA; this is translated from the coding sequence GTGCGAGCAGACGGCCGTGCAGCAGACGAACTCCGTGAAGTCCGGATCACTCCGGACTGGATCAACACCGCCGAAGGGTCCGCGCTCGTGGAATTCGGCAACACCCGCGTGCTCTGCGCGGCCTCGCTGACCGAAGGAGTGCCGCGCTGGCTCAAGGGCCAGGGACGCGGATGGGTCACCGCCGAATACGCCATGCTCCCGCGGGCCACCGACTCCCGCAGCACGCGTGAGTCAGTCAAGGGCAAACAGGGCGGACGCACCCACGAGATCTCCCGCCTCATCGGGCGCAGCCTGCGTGCGGTCATCGACATGGACAAGCTCGGAGAGAACACCCTCGTCCTCGACTGCGACGTCCTCCAAGCCGACGGCGGCACCCGCACCGCGTCGATCACCGGCGCCTACGTGGCACTGGCGAAGGCCATCGACAAGGGACGGTCGACCGGGCTCATCCCCGCCGCCCACCAGCCGATCATCGACTCGGTGTCGGCCATCAGCGTCGGCATCATCGACGGAGAGCCCCTCCTCGACCTGCCGTACGTCGAGGACTCGCGCGCCGAAACCGATATGAACGTCGTCATGACCGGTTCCGGAAAGTTCATCGAAGTCCAGGGGACCGCCGAGGGAGCTCCGTTCGACCGCGAAGAACTCGGCAAACTGCTCGACCTCGCCGCTCATGGCTGCACCGAGCTCACCCGCATCCAGTCCGACGTGCTCGCCGCATGA
- a CDS encoding DUF2017 family protein, with protein sequence MAAIDARGDDVVLTLQDNERSLMLTVFTDLAALLAEDSDDDDDRPDSENWEARLGLVDRPRPEDPALLRLLPDVDPTDAERSAEFRRLTEFDLKQAKAHNVRIVLLGLSKGNDISLTRDEVLAWMKGLNDLRLVLAVRLGIDTEEAQEAQEEKYAHREDLSESEDLTLTLYDFLTWIQDRLTTTLLDQTQGDDEL encoded by the coding sequence ATGGCCGCTATCGACGCACGAGGGGACGATGTCGTCCTCACACTGCAGGACAACGAACGCTCGCTCATGCTCACCGTGTTCACCGATCTCGCGGCTCTGCTGGCCGAAGACAGTGACGACGATGACGACCGCCCGGACTCGGAGAACTGGGAAGCCCGACTCGGCCTCGTCGACCGGCCCCGCCCCGAGGACCCGGCACTGCTGCGTCTGCTGCCCGACGTCGATCCCACCGATGCAGAGCGTTCAGCGGAATTCCGCCGCCTCACCGAATTCGATCTCAAGCAGGCCAAGGCACACAATGTGCGCATCGTGCTGCTGGGACTGAGCAAGGGCAACGACATCTCCCTGACCCGGGACGAAGTGCTCGCCTGGATGAAAGGGCTCAACGATCTGCGACTCGTCCTCGCCGTCCGCCTCGGGATCGATACCGAGGAGGCGCAGGAGGCGCAGGAGGAGAAGTACGCCCACCGCGAGGACCTCTCCGAATCGGAAGACCTCACCCTGACCCTGTACGACTTCCTGACCTGGATTCAGGACCGACTGACGACGACCTTGCTCGACCAGACGCAAGGGGATGACGAGCTATGA
- the gdhA gene encoding NADP-specific glutamate dehydrogenase, with amino-acid sequence MSLHPSLQPIFDTVLQRNPGESEFHQAVQEVLYSLGPVVDKHPEYLELSALERLCEPERQIIFRVPWIDDSGEVQINRAFRVQFNSALGPYKGGLRFHPSVNLGIVKFLGFEQIFKNAITGLPIGGGKGGADFDPKGRSDREVMRFCQSFMTELSRHIGEYRDVPAGDIGVGGREIGYLFGQYKRMTNSYEAGVLTGKGLSYGGSMVRTEATGFGVVYFLKDMLAAAKKNIDGRTVSISGSGNVAVFAAEKVTAFGGTVITMSDSAGFIHDPDGIDTELVKRIKFEERGRISEYAEQRGGRATYHEGGNVWDVEVDVALPCATQNELDGESAATLVKNGVIALAEGANMPCTPEAVKIFSEAGVLFAPGKAANAGGVATSALEMQQNASRDSWDFDFTEARLAEIMGDVHDSCAAAADEFGSPGDYVAGANIAGFIRVSEAMLAQGVV; translated from the coding sequence ATGAGTCTACATCCATCACTGCAGCCAATCTTCGACACTGTGCTCCAACGCAACCCTGGAGAGTCGGAGTTTCACCAAGCGGTACAGGAAGTTCTCTATTCCCTGGGCCCCGTCGTGGACAAGCACCCCGAATACCTGGAACTCTCAGCGCTCGAACGGCTGTGCGAGCCCGAACGCCAGATCATCTTCCGGGTTCCCTGGATCGATGACTCCGGAGAGGTGCAGATCAACCGCGCCTTCCGCGTGCAGTTCAACTCTGCTCTCGGCCCGTATAAGGGAGGCCTGCGCTTCCATCCTTCGGTGAATCTCGGCATCGTCAAGTTCCTCGGCTTCGAGCAGATCTTCAAGAACGCCATCACCGGCCTGCCCATCGGCGGCGGCAAGGGCGGAGCGGACTTCGACCCGAAGGGCCGCAGCGACCGCGAGGTCATGCGCTTCTGCCAGTCCTTCATGACGGAACTGTCCCGTCACATCGGCGAGTACCGCGATGTGCCTGCCGGTGATATCGGCGTCGGCGGTCGCGAGATCGGCTACCTCTTCGGCCAGTACAAACGAATGACGAACTCCTATGAAGCTGGTGTGCTGACCGGAAAGGGACTGTCCTACGGCGGTTCCATGGTCCGCACCGAGGCCACCGGCTTCGGCGTCGTCTACTTCCTCAAAGACATGCTCGCCGCCGCGAAGAAGAACATCGACGGACGCACCGTCTCGATCTCCGGGTCCGGAAATGTCGCCGTGTTCGCCGCAGAGAAGGTTACGGCCTTCGGCGGTACCGTCATCACAATGTCCGACTCGGCCGGCTTCATCCATGACCCGGACGGCATCGACACCGAACTCGTGAAGCGCATCAAGTTCGAAGAGCGCGGACGCATCTCCGAATACGCCGAACAGCGCGGCGGGCGCGCGACCTACCACGAGGGCGGCAACGTCTGGGACGTCGAGGTCGACGTCGCACTTCCGTGTGCGACTCAGAACGAACTCGACGGAGAATCCGCTGCGACTCTCGTCAAGAACGGCGTCATCGCCCTCGCCGAAGGTGCGAACATGCCCTGCACCCCGGAAGCTGTGAAGATCTTCTCCGAAGCCGGCGTGCTCTTTGCTCCCGGCAAGGCCGCAAACGCCGGCGGCGTTGCCACCAGTGCGCTCGAAATGCAGCAGAACGCCAGTCGCGACTCGTGGGACTTCGACTTCACCGAGGCTCGCCTGGCCGAGATCATGGGCGATGTCCACGACAGCTGCGCCGCCGCTGCCGACGAATTCGGTTCACCCGGTGACTACGTCGCCGGCGCCAACATCGCCGGCTTCATTCGTGTCTCCGAGGCGATGCTCGCCCAGGGAGTCGTGTGA
- a CDS encoding MarR family winged helix-turn-helix transcriptional regulator — protein MAAEENTVPGFDPIEESRRQWLAHGWDDAADGMTTVISVMRIHQLFLARVDAALKPFELTFSRYEVLTLLSFTRAGTLPMSKISARLQVHATSTTNSVDRLEKAGLVARRSHPDDRRTTLIDLTDAGRSLAAQATTALNAEVFSSPDFAEIDLDSLLPHLEKLRSGLEAGS, from the coding sequence ATGGCGGCAGAAGAGAATACAGTCCCGGGCTTCGACCCGATCGAAGAGTCCCGACGGCAATGGCTGGCCCATGGGTGGGATGACGCAGCCGACGGAATGACGACAGTGATCTCGGTGATGCGAATCCACCAGCTGTTCCTCGCCCGAGTCGACGCCGCCCTCAAACCCTTCGAACTGACCTTCTCGCGCTACGAGGTCCTCACCCTGCTGTCGTTCACCAGGGCCGGAACCCTGCCGATGTCGAAGATCTCCGCCCGCCTGCAGGTGCATGCGACTTCGACGACCAATTCAGTCGACCGCCTCGAAAAGGCCGGACTCGTCGCCAGACGCAGTCACCCCGATGATCGCCGCACGACGCTCATCGACCTCACCGACGCCGGTCGTTCGCTCGCCGCTCAGGCGACGACGGCCCTCAACGCCGAGGTCTTCTCCTCCCCCGATTTCGCCGAGATCGACCTCGATTCCCTGCTCCCCCACCTCGAAAAGCTGCGCTCGGGCCTCGAAGCCGGCAGCTGA
- the rdgB gene encoding RdgB/HAM1 family non-canonical purine NTP pyrophosphatase — protein sequence MTTFVLATHNEGKKRELLTILGPVLGDDTQVLSAAEAGLADVAETGVTFAENALIKARAAASATGHTSIADDSGISVDVLGGAPGIFSARWAGRHGDDRANLQLLLAQLGDIAAEHRGAQFRCAAAAVTADGREFTAEGVMPGRLATEPKGENGFGYDPIFVPEGSDLSAAEMSAEEKNSRSHRRFAFDALAAILADEPNL from the coding sequence ATGACGACCTTCGTCCTCGCCACTCACAATGAGGGCAAGAAACGCGAGCTGCTGACCATCCTCGGCCCCGTCCTCGGTGACGACACCCAGGTGCTCTCCGCCGCCGAGGCGGGACTGGCCGATGTCGCCGAAACCGGAGTCACGTTCGCCGAGAACGCGCTCATCAAGGCGCGTGCCGCGGCCTCCGCGACGGGACACACCTCCATCGCCGACGACTCCGGAATCAGCGTCGACGTCCTCGGCGGTGCACCGGGCATCTTCTCCGCCCGCTGGGCCGGCCGCCACGGCGACGACCGAGCGAACCTCCAACTGCTGCTCGCTCAGCTGGGCGACATCGCAGCCGAACACCGCGGAGCACAGTTCCGCTGCGCCGCTGCTGCTGTGACCGCCGACGGACGCGAGTTCACCGCCGAGGGCGTGATGCCCGGACGTCTGGCCACCGAACCCAAGGGGGAGAACGGCTTCGGCTACGATCCGATCTTCGTTCCCGAGGGTTCAGACCTCAGTGCCGCCGAGATGAGCGCCGAGGAGAAGAACTCACGCTCCCACCGCCGGTTCGCCTTCGACGCACTGGCCGCGATCCTCGCCGACGAACCGAACCTCTGA
- a CDS encoding GNAT family N-acetyltransferase has product MSTRHMDISEIWPPFALHLRSGDMELSPVREADIPELAQIARGGVRRDGIEAFLVNWDSGTDEQVARSLAQYHWSTPANFTVDEWTIEFTVRVDGRAIGVQGVNAHRYPLTRTVSTGSWLALPEQGRGYGTRMRRIIVETFIRHFGATRFDSAYFTDNDASRRVSEKLGYSPNGHRSTVGQNDTVLTEHHMVLNAENYEPEDSDLHVTGDAPFRNFLSIATWRGRSNPAPGSNTPAR; this is encoded by the coding sequence ATGAGTACAAGGCACATGGACATCTCGGAGATCTGGCCGCCGTTCGCACTTCATCTGCGATCAGGGGATATGGAGCTCTCCCCTGTCCGAGAAGCAGATATTCCCGAGCTCGCCCAAATCGCTCGAGGCGGCGTCAGAAGAGACGGAATCGAAGCATTCCTCGTCAATTGGGATTCAGGAACCGATGAACAGGTAGCGCGCAGCCTCGCACAGTATCACTGGTCGACACCGGCGAACTTCACCGTTGATGAATGGACGATCGAGTTCACGGTCAGGGTCGATGGGCGCGCCATCGGGGTACAAGGCGTCAATGCGCATCGGTATCCACTGACGAGAACAGTCTCAACAGGTTCGTGGTTGGCTCTGCCCGAACAGGGCCGCGGCTACGGCACCAGAATGCGGCGGATCATCGTCGAAACGTTCATCCGACATTTCGGTGCCACACGATTCGACTCCGCCTACTTCACCGACAATGATGCCAGCCGACGAGTATCGGAGAAGCTCGGCTACTCCCCCAATGGCCACCGCAGCACTGTCGGCCAGAACGACACAGTCCTCACCGAGCACCACATGGTTCTCAACGCAGAGAACTATGAGCCGGAAGACAGCGACCTGCACGTCACCGGCGACGCCCCATTCCGCAACTTCCTCTCAATTGCTACCTGGCGGGGGCGCAGCAACCCCGCGCCAGGTAGCAACACCCCCGCCAGGTAG
- a CDS encoding SOS response-associated peptidase gives MSLDPADLADELRLDVVSYDFAPRFNVPPGSFVPIVVERLDEDGQLHRRLETASWGLVPAWAKDPKIGFKAFNARSETVLEKPMFRQAIKRRRCALPIPGYYEWENTEDGKQPWMMTAAGEDPLFMAGLFEFWKQPDKTWLVSTTILTMESAGHLSDVHHRMPVFLGRDQISDWIDPGVLTNDVPNLLAATLGQVDPASVTRHKVGKAVGNVRNDSPELAEPVA, from the coding sequence ATGTCTCTCGATCCGGCGGATCTCGCCGATGAGCTGCGGCTGGACGTCGTCTCCTATGACTTTGCGCCGCGCTTCAATGTGCCCCCGGGGTCGTTCGTGCCGATCGTCGTCGAGCGGCTCGACGAGGATGGCCAGCTGCATCGCCGTCTCGAAACCGCCTCCTGGGGATTGGTTCCGGCATGGGCGAAAGATCCGAAGATCGGGTTCAAAGCATTCAATGCACGTTCGGAGACCGTGCTCGAGAAGCCGATGTTCCGGCAGGCCATCAAGCGTCGTCGCTGTGCCCTGCCGATCCCGGGCTACTACGAGTGGGAGAACACAGAGGACGGCAAGCAGCCGTGGATGATGACCGCCGCCGGCGAGGACCCGCTCTTCATGGCCGGTCTCTTCGAATTCTGGAAGCAGCCGGACAAGACCTGGCTGGTCTCCACGACGATACTGACCATGGAATCGGCGGGACACCTCAGCGATGTCCACCACCGCATGCCCGTGTTTCTCGGCCGCGACCAGATCAGTGACTGGATCGATCCGGGAGTGCTGACGAACGATGTGCCGAATCTGCTGGCAGCGACTCTCGGCCAAGTCGACCCCGCGAGTGTTACGCGACACAAGGTCGGCAAAGCGGTGGGCAACGTCCGCAACGATTCTCCTGAGCTCGCCGAACCCGTGGCGTAG
- a CDS encoding MBL fold metallo-hydrolase, translating to MKLTAIGTAGSFPGRGALASCYLIETDEDTPTRIILDLGSGALSPLQETIDTDRLSGIVLSHLHPDHCMDMTGLYVKLCFDPKFFNGDISDTGTIRTRTPVLAPAGAKERLFRAYYTDPGKSPVANGGDDSDFDHAFEFTDIDHGSRHQIGSLTIESFLVDHPVEAYALRITDAAGKVITYSGDSDECDNLVEAAKGADLFLCEAAFQEDRDTARGIHLTGKRAGRVAQNAEAAALVLTHIPIWTDCSIVRGEAAGEYRGPIELAKPGATWTV from the coding sequence ATGAAACTCACCGCTATCGGCACCGCCGGCTCCTTCCCGGGACGGGGCGCTCTCGCCAGCTGCTACCTCATCGAAACCGATGAGGACACACCCACTCGCATCATCCTCGACCTCGGATCCGGTGCGCTCAGCCCCCTGCAGGAGACGATCGACACCGATCGCCTCTCCGGGATCGTGCTCAGCCACCTCCACCCGGACCACTGCATGGACATGACCGGTCTGTACGTCAAACTCTGCTTCGACCCGAAGTTCTTCAACGGCGACATCTCCGACACCGGCACGATCCGCACCCGCACCCCGGTGCTCGCTCCGGCCGGTGCGAAGGAACGGCTGTTCCGGGCCTACTACACGGATCCCGGCAAGTCCCCGGTCGCCAACGGGGGAGACGACTCGGACTTCGACCACGCCTTCGAATTCACCGACATCGACCACGGCAGTCGGCATCAGATCGGATCGCTGACCATCGAATCCTTCCTCGTCGACCACCCTGTCGAGGCCTATGCACTGCGGATCACCGACGCGGCCGGCAAGGTCATCACGTATTCCGGCGACAGCGACGAATGCGACAACCTCGTCGAGGCGGCGAAGGGTGCCGACCTCTTCCTCTGCGAAGCCGCTTTCCAGGAAGACCGCGACACCGCGCGCGGCATCCACCTCACCGGCAAACGCGCCGGGCGAGTAGCGCAGAACGCCGAGGCGGCAGCGCTCGTGCTCACCCACATCCCGATCTGGACCGACTGCTCCATCGTTCGCGGTGAAGCGGCCGGGGAGTACCGTGGACCCATCGAGCTGGCGAAGCCCGGAGCCACCTGGACCGTGTGA
- a CDS encoding DUF3039 domain-containing protein — protein MTIPASGGSATIEREQSEQLVEPGDHERFSHYAPKDKIMESMVTGTPLIALCGKVWVPTRDPERFPICPKCKEIYETMSEGPQE, from the coding sequence ATGACCATTCCAGCTTCAGGCGGTTCAGCAACGATCGAGCGCGAGCAGTCCGAGCAGCTAGTCGAGCCCGGCGACCACGAGCGCTTCAGCCACTACGCGCCCAAGGACAAGATCATGGAGTCCATGGTGACCGGGACTCCGCTGATCGCCTTGTGCGGAAAGGTGTGGGTCCCCACGCGCGACCCCGAGCGGTTCCCGATCTGCCCCAAGTGCAAAGAGATCTACGAGACGATGTCCGAAGGACCGCAGGAGTAG
- the clpS gene encoding ATP-dependent Clp protease adapter ClpS: MSNPTTPVLEPEVDVRPSESLAKPWRTVVFNDPVNLMSYVSFVFQTYFGYSEEKAHSLMLEVHENGRSVVATGGREAMERDTQAMHEYGLWAACQPDSGSD, from the coding sequence GTGAGCAATCCAACGACACCAGTCCTGGAGCCGGAGGTCGACGTCCGGCCGTCCGAGAGCCTGGCCAAGCCCTGGAGGACCGTGGTCTTCAATGACCCGGTCAACCTCATGAGCTATGTCAGCTTCGTGTTCCAGACCTACTTCGGATACTCCGAGGAGAAGGCCCACTCACTCATGCTCGAAGTCCATGAGAACGGACGCTCCGTGGTCGCCACCGGAGGTCGCGAGGCCATGGAACGAGACACCCAAGCGATGCACGAATACGGCCTGTGGGCTGCGTGCCAACCCGATTCAGGATCCGACTGA
- a CDS encoding flavin reductase family protein → MDQPYDDSLTERYRELSDNIAAAVAVVSATRGNTLHAITVDSFLDVSYDPPTMAVSVYSGSRMMETLETSSHFAISLLNSDQRDISERLGASGQPLYGSLKGIDTFPAPQAGQPVLTEAIAWFELELTEILEVATHNIVVGEVVSMGAGADAGTSRPLLRWRKGYGTIGKR, encoded by the coding sequence ATGGACCAGCCCTACGACGATTCCCTCACAGAACGCTACCGCGAGCTCAGCGATAACATCGCCGCGGCCGTCGCCGTAGTCTCCGCTACCCGGGGCAATACGCTGCATGCGATCACCGTCGATTCGTTTCTCGACGTGTCGTACGATCCCCCGACGATGGCGGTCAGCGTGTATTCAGGCTCACGGATGATGGAGACCCTGGAGACGAGCTCTCATTTTGCAATCTCGCTGCTCAACTCCGATCAGCGCGACATCTCCGAACGACTCGGCGCTTCGGGTCAACCTTTGTACGGATCACTCAAGGGCATCGACACGTTTCCGGCCCCGCAGGCAGGACAACCGGTGCTCACTGAGGCCATCGCCTGGTTCGAGCTCGAACTCACCGAGATCCTCGAAGTCGCGACTCACAACATCGTGGTCGGTGAGGTGGTGTCCATGGGCGCCGGCGCCGATGCGGGAACGAGCCGTCCCCTGCTGCGCTGGCGCAAGGGCTACGGGACCATCGGCAAGCGCTGA
- a CDS encoding enoyl-CoA hydratase/isomerase family protein, producing the protein MTEPSTKQADDSVIASVTNGVGRIELNKPKLINALSQDMVGAIDDALNAWRDDDAVKIVLVTGRGERGLCAGGDIKAVYNDIVAGSDENAKFWNREYKMNHAISEFPKPYVVIMNGITMGGGVGISGHGSHRIVTDSTKVGMPETGIGLFPDVGGTHLLANSPGEFGTHLALTGQPVGAGTAISLGLADYFVPDAQIPDLIADLTAGQDLESVLGNYAGEAPADDLAEAADWINACYVGDDAEAIVAALAAHENPDAQATAELIRTKAPTSVKVTLAAIRNAEKMTLAEVLEQDYRVAVALTGLPDLKEGIRAQVIDKDRNPQWNPASLAEVSDEQVHSILTTDQEDKVFS; encoded by the coding sequence ATGACAGAACCTTCGACGAAGCAGGCGGATGACTCCGTCATCGCCTCGGTCACCAACGGGGTGGGCCGGATCGAACTCAACAAACCGAAACTGATCAATGCGCTCAGCCAGGACATGGTGGGTGCCATCGATGACGCTCTCAACGCGTGGCGTGACGATGACGCGGTCAAAATCGTCCTCGTCACCGGTCGCGGGGAACGCGGACTGTGCGCTGGCGGCGACATCAAGGCCGTGTACAACGACATCGTGGCCGGCAGCGACGAGAACGCGAAGTTCTGGAATCGCGAATACAAGATGAACCACGCGATCTCCGAGTTCCCCAAGCCCTACGTCGTCATCATGAACGGCATCACGATGGGCGGCGGAGTCGGCATCTCCGGCCACGGATCGCACCGCATCGTCACCGATTCCACGAAGGTCGGGATGCCGGAGACAGGAATCGGACTCTTCCCCGACGTCGGCGGCACGCACCTGCTGGCCAACAGTCCCGGAGAGTTCGGCACACACCTCGCACTGACCGGACAGCCCGTCGGAGCCGGCACCGCAATCAGTCTCGGGCTCGCCGACTACTTCGTCCCCGATGCGCAGATCCCCGACCTCATCGCCGACCTCACCGCCGGCCAGGACCTCGAATCCGTTCTCGGCAACTACGCCGGGGAGGCGCCTGCCGATGATCTCGCCGAGGCGGCCGACTGGATCAACGCCTGCTACGTCGGCGACGACGCCGAGGCCATCGTCGCGGCTCTCGCCGCGCACGAGAACCCCGACGCCCAGGCCACCGCGGAGCTCATCCGCACGAAGGCTCCGACCTCGGTGAAGGTGACCTTGGCCGCGATCCGCAATGCTGAGAAGATGACGCTGGCCGAGGTCCTCGAACAGGACTACCGCGTGGCCGTGGCCCTCACCGGGCTGCCGGACCTCAAGGAAGGCATCCGCGCGCAGGTCATCGACAAGGACCGCAACCCGCAGTGGAATCCCGCCTCGCTGGCCGAGGTCAGCGACGAGCAGGTCCACTCGATCCTCACTACCGACCAGGAAGACAAGGTGTTCTCATGA
- a CDS encoding enoyl-CoA hydratase, with protein MSEFETILTDVTDGVATITINRPKALNALNLQVLTDITDAATAYDADDSVKAIVITGSEKAFAAGADIKEMSSLDFSTAYKADWFAGWTRLTDVRKPVITAVGGYALGGGCELAMMGDILIASTKAKFGQPEINLGVLPGMGGSQRLTRAVGKAKAMDMCLTGRMMGAEEAERSGLVARVVEPEALLETANEIAQTIASKSRIASAMVKEAVNTAFETTLEQGLRYERRLFHSSLATNDQSEGMAAFVEKRDPNFTDS; from the coding sequence ATGAGCGAATTCGAAACCATCCTCACCGACGTCACCGACGGTGTCGCCACCATCACGATCAACCGGCCGAAGGCGCTCAATGCGCTGAATCTGCAGGTGCTCACCGACATCACCGATGCCGCGACCGCCTACGACGCCGATGATTCGGTCAAGGCGATCGTCATCACCGGCAGCGAGAAGGCCTTCGCCGCCGGCGCCGATATCAAGGAGATGTCGAGCCTCGACTTCTCGACCGCGTATAAGGCCGACTGGTTCGCCGGGTGGACCCGGCTGACCGATGTGCGCAAGCCGGTCATCACGGCTGTCGGCGGCTACGCCCTGGGCGGCGGCTGCGAACTGGCGATGATGGGCGACATCCTCATCGCGTCGACGAAGGCGAAGTTCGGACAGCCCGAGATCAACCTCGGTGTGCTCCCGGGCATGGGCGGATCCCAGCGCCTGACCCGCGCCGTCGGCAAGGCCAAGGCCATGGACATGTGCCTGACCGGCCGGATGATGGGCGCCGAGGAGGCCGAACGCTCCGGACTCGTCGCTCGCGTCGTCGAGCCTGAAGCACTGCTGGAGACGGCCAACGAGATCGCCCAGACGATCGCGAGCAAGTCCCGGATCGCCTCGGCGATGGTCAAGGAAGCGGTGAACACCGCATTCGAGACGACCCTCGAACAGGGCCTGCGCTACGAGCGTCGCCTCTTCCACTCCTCGCTGGCCACGAATGATCAGTCCGAGGGCATGGCCGCCTTTGTCGAGAAGCGGGA
- a CDS encoding acyl-CoA dehydrogenase family protein yields MSRSTAAALPFGLTDEQQTVAGMVREFADTEVAPHALEWDAEHFFPVDVIRKSAELGMGGIYVSEEAGGTGMGRMDAALIFEAMSTGCPSVAAYISIHNMVAWMIDKFGNDEQKSKYLEKLVSMEHLGSYCLTEPNAGSDAAALRTSAREDGDHYVLNGVKQFISGAGTTDTYLVMARTGQDGARGISAFILEKGMEGLSFGPNEQKMGWRAQPTRQVIMENVRVPKENLLGAPGQGFKIAMSGLDGGRLNIGACSLGGGQAALEKAISYMGERQAFGTDLSGFQALRFEVAQMQADLEGARSLLWRAAGAYDAGDPNTSLLSAMAKLKATDTGFAVANKALQLHGGYGYLTEYGIEKLVRDLRVHQILEGTNEIMRVIISRKSTGVG; encoded by the coding sequence ATGTCCCGCAGTACAGCCGCTGCCCTACCTTTCGGTCTCACCGACGAACAGCAGACCGTCGCCGGGATGGTGCGCGAGTTCGCCGATACCGAAGTCGCCCCGCATGCTCTCGAATGGGACGCTGAGCACTTCTTCCCCGTCGATGTCATCAGGAAGTCCGCCGAGCTCGGAATGGGCGGCATCTACGTCAGCGAAGAAGCCGGCGGAACCGGAATGGGCCGGATGGATGCGGCGCTCATCTTCGAGGCGATGTCGACCGGATGCCCCTCCGTCGCTGCCTATATCTCGATCCACAATATGGTCGCGTGGATGATCGACAAGTTCGGCAACGACGAGCAGAAGTCCAAGTACCTCGAGAAGCTCGTCTCCATGGAGCACCTCGGCAGCTACTGCCTGACCGAGCCCAATGCCGGCTCCGATGCGGCCGCCCTGCGCACCTCGGCCCGCGAGGACGGCGACCACTATGTGCTCAACGGAGTCAAACAGTTCATCTCCGGTGCCGGCACCACGGACACCTACCTCGTCATGGCTCGCACCGGCCAGGACGGAGCGCGCGGAATCTCCGCGTTCATCCTCGAAAAGGGCATGGAGGGACTGAGCTTCGGCCCCAATGAGCAGAAGATGGGCTGGCGGGCCCAGCCGACCCGACAGGTGATCATGGAGAACGTGCGTGTTCCCAAGGAGAACCTGCTCGGCGCCCCTGGCCAGGGTTTCAAGATCGCAATGTCCGGACTCGACGGCGGACGGCTCAACATCGGGGCCTGCTCGCTCGGCGGCGGGCAGGCCGCTCTGGAGAAGGCCATTTCCTATATGGGTGAGCGTCAGGCGTTCGGCACGGATCTCTCCGGTTTCCAGGCTCTGCGCTTCGAAGTCGCGCAGATGCAGGCCGATCTCGAAGGCGCCCGCTCCCTGCTGTGGCGGGCAGCAGGTGCCTACGACGCAGGCGATCCGAACACCTCTCTGCTCTCGGCCATGGCCAAGCTCAAGGCCACTGACACCGGCTTCGCGGTCGCAAACAAGGCACTCCAGTTGCACGGCGGCTACGGCTATCTGACAGAGTATGGAATTGAGAAGCTGGTGCGTGACCTGCGAGTCCACCAGATTCTGGAAGGCACCAACGAAATCATGCGCGTGATCATCTCGCGCAAGAGCACAGGAGTGGGCTGA